Within the Bacteroidota bacterium genome, the region GATGATACAAGACTAGTGGGCCTGGGCCTGGGGCGCGGTACACAGCAAACAGGCCGGGTGTACGCACCGCTTATATCTCGCTGGGCTCGTGGGCCAGCGGCAGCTCGATCCGGAAAACGGTGCCCTTATCCGGCTCGCTGTGCAGCACATAGATTTTTCCGCCAAAAAAGCGCTGTACGATGCGTCGTGCCAGGCTAAGGCCCAGGCCCCAGCCCCGTTTCTTGGTGGTATAGCCCGGCTTGAAAACCGTCTTCTTCTTGCTGGCAGGTATCCCCCTACCCTGGTCTTCCACCTCAATACAAAGGGTGTGCTGCTTCAGCCAGGCACGCAGGCTGATAACCCCACTGCGGCCCGCCATGGCATCCAGGGCATTTTTCAGCAGGTTTTCTATCACCCAGTGAAAGAGGGTGGCATTTAGCAGGGCCTGGCAGCCTGCAGGTAGTCTGTCTTCGTAGTCAAAGCGCACCCTGGCCCGCCCAGAGCCACCCACGCGACTGCGGATGTACTCCACCGAATTATCCAGCAGCGGGCCTACCACCAGCGGTTCCAGCTTGGGGTCGCTACCTATCTTGCTAAAGCGCTCGGCTATAACCTGCAGATGCTGCACATCCCGGTCCATCTCATCGGCCAGGGCAGCGCCGTCGGGCTGCTGGCGCAGCAGTTCGGTCCAGGCCATCAGGCCCGATATGGGCGTGCCTAGCTGGTGGGCGGTCTCGCGGGCCAGGCCCACCCACAGCTTATTCTGCAGGCTGCGCTGGCTAACCCACAGGTAGCCCAGCACCATGGCCATAAACAGGCCTAGCACGCCCAGCATCAGGTAGGGATAGCTACGCAGGGCCCGCAGCTCGTCTGTCTCGCGGTAGTACAGGTACTGGCGGCTACCCGGCAGCTCTATCACAATGGGCCTACCCTGGGTATACTGCCGCATATCTGCCAGCTCGGCCTGCAGGCGGGCCTTGCGGCTTGGCTCATCCACGGTCTCCAGCTGGTCGAAGCTGTGGGTTACGATCTGTCCCCGCTCGTCCACCACAATGGCTGGCACACTAAGCGGGCGCTCGGCCCCCTGCTGCAGGATGAGTTTGTTTACCAGAAAGCTTGCCTCGGGGCTGGTGGCCGTATGTGTGGTGTCCTGTAGCTCGGTAAACAAAAACTCGTAGCTGGCGGCCCAGAAACGCACCAGCCGCTCCTCCTTGTCGGCCAGCCGCTGCACCAGCCGGTGGCTGTACCAGATGGCACCCGACACGATGAGGAGCGCCAGCAGCAGCAGCAGATAGACGAAACGAAAACGGATAGTAGGCCGCATGGTAGACCAAAAGTACGGGTTTTGGTGCTGCTACCTGCGGCTAATGCGGATGTGGAAGCTGCCATCCAGCACACTCACGTCCTGCTGCAGCAGGGGGTCGGAATAAACGCCGGTAAAGGTACCACGCAAGGCATCGCCCTCCTTGTGCGTAATCTCGGCATAGGTGATGATGCCATTGGCCGCGCCATTGGTTGCGATCTCAAAGGTGGGCAGGTCTGTCAGGCGGCTCTCGTGTAGCAGATAAAAGCGCGGCTGGGCATAGGCATAGTTTGCCGGCAGCGGTGTTTGGCCAAAAACATAGGGGATGGGCAGCTGGTCCAGGTCTATCCCTTCCAGCACGATGCTGTACAGATAGGCGGGGCCGGGGCCTAGCACAGGGTCGTCTGCCAGCTGCTGGCTAGCACGGGTGAGGTATACGGTACCCTCGGCTGACACATAGTGCTGAGCCGTTTCTTGCCCCCAGTAGTTGTAGGGCTGCCGATAGCTAAAATAATTGTTCAAAAAATTGGCCTGAATAATCCCCTCGGGCAGTATGTTTACACCAGGGCCGGGTGTTGGCCGGGGCGCACCATCGGCAGGATCGTTGCAGCCGGGTAGCAGAACCAGGCCGCCACAGGCCAGTAGCAATAAGACCACAGCAAAGCCCCGGGCGCATCTTCTCTTCATACTGCAAACATATACGTTGGAGTATTCCATTCTCATCCCCCAGAACCCTGGAGCCCGGTACAATATAGCATGTATTTTACCTAACAAAACCAGCCTAAGTACGTACCCCCAGATTACCCCCACACCCACATGCCCACCATCACCCCGCTACGCACTTGTATCCTGTTTTGCATCTTCCAGCTGGCAGCGCTGCCAGGGTGGGCCAGGATAGATAGCCTGCGGCACTATTCGATCGAACAGCTCGATCAAAAGATAAAAACGGCAGAGGAAGATGAGGCACGCTTCTGGTACCTGCTGGAGGCCGGAGAGCGGCTGATGCATCAGCAGCTGGAGCGGTCTATGGCCTATAGTATGCGTGCCCTCCGGCTGGCCGAATCGCTGGAAACCAGTACGCTGCTGACCAAGGCCTGTAGCCAGGTGGGCATTACGTATTACTATTTGGGAGATTATGAGAAGTCTTACACCTACCAGTCTCGGGCACTGCGCCTGGCCAAGCGGGGGGGAGATCCCAAAGCCATTGCAGCCAATCATCTCAACATCAGCCTCATCTACACCAGCCAGGGCGACTATGTGAAAGCGCTGGAGCACCAGACCCGCGCAAAGAAACTCTCGGAAAAGCATGGACTGGAGACCGAGCTGCACACGCTGCAAAACTCCATCGGGTTTACCTACTTCAACCAACGAAAATACGAAACGGCACTCATCCATTTCCGGGCCTCCGATTCGCTAAACCGCCTGCTGGGACGCTGGGACCTGGTGGCCAATGAGCAGAACAACATGGGCAGTGCCTACCAGGAGATGGGTAAGTATGACGAAGCCATCCGCTACTTCCGCCAGGGGCTGGCTATGTACGACAGCCTGGGCCTGGCTACCAGCAAGGCAACTTCCTTTTACAACCTGGCCGAGACCTACCTGCGCATGAACCGTATGCCGGCAGCAGGGGCACTGGCAGACTCCAGCATACAGCTCTCGGCCCAGCTGGGCTTTGTGGAAATGGAGATGATGGCCTATGAACTGAAAGCGCGTGTGCTGGCCCGGATGGGCGACTTTGACCAAGCCTACGCCCTGCTAGACCGCTACCTGAGCTATAAGGACAGTGTATATAGCCAGCAAAAAGCCATTGCGATGCACAACATGGAGGTGCGGCTGGAAATGGCAAACCAGGAGAACCGCTATTTGCAGCAGGAGGAACGGCTGCGAAACCAGACGTATCTGCTGTACCTATCGGGTGCCGGTATACTTGTGCTGGTGGTGCTGGCGGGCCTCTTCCTGGCCCGGATGCGCTACCGGCGGCGGACGAGCGCCAGCCTGGCCCGCCTGAATGAGTCGCTAAACCAGGTGCTAACCCAGCTAAAAGCCGAGAATGAGCAGAACATGGCCGAGCTGGAGCAGGCACACGACCTGCAGCAGGCCATACTGCCCAAGGTACTACCCAAAGTACAGAACCTGCAGATGGCGATCCACATGGAGACTGCGGCCTTTGTAGGCGGAGACTTCTATGACTTCTATCCGCACGCAGATGGCAGCCTTACCTTTGCCGTAGGCGATGCTACGGGCCATGGGCTGAAGGCGGCCTTTCTGGTTACGGTAGCCAAGAGCCATTTTCAGCAGCATGCCGCCGCAGAGGAGCTGGAAGACATCGTAAAGGCCCTATCCGATGGCATTACCGCGCTCAGCCTGCACGAGATGTACCTGGCCCTATCTGTAGGGCGGCTGAGCAATGGCATCCTGGAACTGTACAGTGCCGCCATGCCCCCTGCCTGGCTGGTGCGCCAGAGCGGCGAGGTGA harbors:
- a CDS encoding HAMP domain-containing histidine kinase; the protein is MRPTIRFRFVYLLLLLALLIVSGAIWYSHRLVQRLADKEERLVRFWAASYEFLFTELQDTTHTATSPEASFLVNKLILQQGAERPLSVPAIVVDERGQIVTHSFDQLETVDEPSRKARLQAELADMRQYTQGRPIVIELPGSRQYLYYRETDELRALRSYPYLMLGVLGLFMAMVLGYLWVSQRSLQNKLWVGLARETAHQLGTPISGLMAWTELLRQQPDGAALADEMDRDVQHLQVIAERFSKIGSDPKLEPLVVGPLLDNSVEYIRSRVGGSGRARVRFDYEDRLPAGCQALLNATLFHWVIENLLKNALDAMAGRSGVISLRAWLKQHTLCIEVEDQGRGIPASKKKTVFKPGYTTKKRGWGLGLSLARRIVQRFFGGKIYVLHSEPDKGTVFRIELPLAHEPSEI
- a CDS encoding SpoIIE family protein phosphatase; the encoded protein is MPTITPLRTCILFCIFQLAALPGWARIDSLRHYSIEQLDQKIKTAEEDEARFWYLLEAGERLMHQQLERSMAYSMRALRLAESLETSTLLTKACSQVGITYYYLGDYEKSYTYQSRALRLAKRGGDPKAIAANHLNISLIYTSQGDYVKALEHQTRAKKLSEKHGLETELHTLQNSIGFTYFNQRKYETALIHFRASDSLNRLLGRWDLVANEQNNMGSAYQEMGKYDEAIRYFRQGLAMYDSLGLATSKATSFYNLAETYLRMNRMPAAGALADSSIQLSAQLGFVEMEMMAYELKARVLARMGDFDQAYALLDRYLSYKDSVYSQQKAIAMHNMEVRLEMANQENRYLQQEERLRNQTYLLYLSGAGILVLVVLAGLFLARMRYRRRTSASLARLNESLNQVLTQLKAENEQNMAELEQAHDLQQAILPKVLPKVQNLQMAIHMETAAFVGGDFYDFYPHADGSLTFAVGDATGHGLKAAFLVTVAKSHFQQHAAAEELEDIVKALSDGITALSLHEMYLALSVGRLSNGILELYSAAMPPAWLVRQSGEVIELEARGTFLGLPIPMQFNPSKVMVRPGDLLVVMTDGYPDMMNAQEEPMGYDCIRSLLPQIKDKPIEAVLTALTDMAKDWQGAARLEDDLTLLAIRITPQ